From one Scophthalmus maximus strain ysfricsl-2021 chromosome 19, ASM2237912v1, whole genome shotgun sequence genomic stretch:
- the ap3s1 gene encoding AP-3 complex subunit sigma-1 isoform X3 produces the protein MIRAILIFNNHGKPRLSKFYEHYSEDTEQQIIRETFHLVSKRDENVCNFLEGGMVRVSDHAPGRAQRPMLIGGSDYKLIYRHYATLYFVFCVDSSESELGILDLIQVFVETLDKCFENVCELDLIFHVDKVHNILAEMVMGGMVLETNMNEIIMQVDAQNKMEKSETFIFQSTRQDR, from the exons ATGATAAGAGCCATCTTAATATTCAACAACCATGGGAAACCGAGGCTTTCTAAGTTCTACGAGCATTAT AGTGAAGACACGGAGCAACAGATCATCAGGGAAACCTTCCACTTGGTCTCAAAAAGAGATGAGAACGTCTGCAATTTCCTAGAAGGCGGAAT gGTTAGGGTGTCAGATCATGCTCCGGGCAGAGCGCAACGTcctat GTTGATCGGAGGATCAGACTACAAGCTGATCTACAGACATTATGCCACACTGTACTTTGTGTTCTGTGTGGACTCCTCAGAGAGTGAACTAGGAATTCTAGACTTAATCCAG gtATTTGTGGAGACGCTGGACAAATGCTTTGAGAATGTCTGTGAGCTTGACCTAATTTTTCATGTAGACAAG GTCCACAACATCCTAGCAGAGATGGTGATGGGCGGGATGGTCTTGGAGACCAATATGAATGAAATCATCATGCAGGTGGATGCTCAGAACAAGATGGAGAAGTCTGAG ACGTTTATCTTTCAGTCTACCAGGCAGGACAGGTAG
- the ap3s1 gene encoding AP-3 complex subunit sigma-1 isoform X1 — MIRAILIFNNHGKPRLSKFYEHYSEDTEQQIIRETFHLVSKRDENVCNFLEGGMVRVSDHAPGRAQRPMLIGGSDYKLIYRHYATLYFVFCVDSSESELGILDLIQVFVETLDKCFENVCELDLIFHVDKVHNILAEMVMGGMVLETNMNEIIMQVDAQNKMEKSEAGIAGAPARAVSAVKNMNLPEMPRNINIGDISIKVPNLPSFK; from the exons ATGATAAGAGCCATCTTAATATTCAACAACCATGGGAAACCGAGGCTTTCTAAGTTCTACGAGCATTAT AGTGAAGACACGGAGCAACAGATCATCAGGGAAACCTTCCACTTGGTCTCAAAAAGAGATGAGAACGTCTGCAATTTCCTAGAAGGCGGAAT gGTTAGGGTGTCAGATCATGCTCCGGGCAGAGCGCAACGTcctat GTTGATCGGAGGATCAGACTACAAGCTGATCTACAGACATTATGCCACACTGTACTTTGTGTTCTGTGTGGACTCCTCAGAGAGTGAACTAGGAATTCTAGACTTAATCCAG gtATTTGTGGAGACGCTGGACAAATGCTTTGAGAATGTCTGTGAGCTTGACCTAATTTTTCATGTAGACAAG GTCCACAACATCCTAGCAGAGATGGTGATGGGCGGGATGGTCTTGGAGACCAATATGAATGAAATCATCATGCAGGTGGATGCTCAGAACAAGATGGAGAAGTCTGAG gcCGGCATTGCAGGAGCGCCTGCTCGTGCCGTATCGGCTGTAAAGAACATGAACCTCCCGGAAATGCCCAGAAACATCAACATTGGTGACATCAGCATAAAAGTGCCAAATTTACCCTCCTTCAAATAG
- the ap3s1 gene encoding AP-3 complex subunit sigma-1 isoform X2 produces the protein MIRAILIFNNHGKPRLSKFYEHYSEDTEQQIIRETFHLVSKRDENVCNFLEGGMLIGGSDYKLIYRHYATLYFVFCVDSSESELGILDLIQVFVETLDKCFENVCELDLIFHVDKVHNILAEMVMGGMVLETNMNEIIMQVDAQNKMEKSEAGIAGAPARAVSAVKNMNLPEMPRNINIGDISIKVPNLPSFK, from the exons ATGATAAGAGCCATCTTAATATTCAACAACCATGGGAAACCGAGGCTTTCTAAGTTCTACGAGCATTAT AGTGAAGACACGGAGCAACAGATCATCAGGGAAACCTTCCACTTGGTCTCAAAAAGAGATGAGAACGTCTGCAATTTCCTAGAAGGCGGAAT GTTGATCGGAGGATCAGACTACAAGCTGATCTACAGACATTATGCCACACTGTACTTTGTGTTCTGTGTGGACTCCTCAGAGAGTGAACTAGGAATTCTAGACTTAATCCAG gtATTTGTGGAGACGCTGGACAAATGCTTTGAGAATGTCTGTGAGCTTGACCTAATTTTTCATGTAGACAAG GTCCACAACATCCTAGCAGAGATGGTGATGGGCGGGATGGTCTTGGAGACCAATATGAATGAAATCATCATGCAGGTGGATGCTCAGAACAAGATGGAGAAGTCTGAG gcCGGCATTGCAGGAGCGCCTGCTCGTGCCGTATCGGCTGTAAAGAACATGAACCTCCCGGAAATGCCCAGAAACATCAACATTGGTGACATCAGCATAAAAGTGCCAAATTTACCCTCCTTCAAATAG
- the ap3s1 gene encoding AP-3 complex subunit sigma-1 isoform X4 gives MIRAILIFNNHGKPRLSKFYEHYSEDTEQQIIRETFHLVSKRDENVCNFLEGGMLIGGSDYKLIYRHYATLYFVFCVDSSESELGILDLIQVFVETLDKCFENVCELDLIFHVDKVHNILAEMVMGGMVLETNMNEIIMQVDAQNKMEKSETFIFQSTRQDR, from the exons ATGATAAGAGCCATCTTAATATTCAACAACCATGGGAAACCGAGGCTTTCTAAGTTCTACGAGCATTAT AGTGAAGACACGGAGCAACAGATCATCAGGGAAACCTTCCACTTGGTCTCAAAAAGAGATGAGAACGTCTGCAATTTCCTAGAAGGCGGAAT GTTGATCGGAGGATCAGACTACAAGCTGATCTACAGACATTATGCCACACTGTACTTTGTGTTCTGTGTGGACTCCTCAGAGAGTGAACTAGGAATTCTAGACTTAATCCAG gtATTTGTGGAGACGCTGGACAAATGCTTTGAGAATGTCTGTGAGCTTGACCTAATTTTTCATGTAGACAAG GTCCACAACATCCTAGCAGAGATGGTGATGGGCGGGATGGTCTTGGAGACCAATATGAATGAAATCATCATGCAGGTGGATGCTCAGAACAAGATGGAGAAGTCTGAG ACGTTTATCTTTCAGTCTACCAGGCAGGACAGGTAG